The DNA region GCGATGGCGAGCGCCAGATAGGCCAGCCGGTTACCGTCCTGAAACGCGTTGAGCGTCACGACGAAGTTGTGAGCCTTGTCGTCGCGGTTGAGATCGATGAACGACAGGCGCTCGCCGAGCGTATTGGCATCCGCGCTAGGCAGTCCCGAGTCGCGCAGACAGTTGCGCCCGAAGCCGAGGAGCGGATCGACACCGCCCACGGTCGGGATCTTCTCGCCGCCCGCGCAGTTCGCCGCGAACACCTTGAGACCCGTGTTGAGCGCGAACACGGCAGCCGCCGCTTCCACCGCCTGCTTCGGATCGCAATCGATGTCACGCACGCGCTCCTTGGTGGCGGCCGTGCTGATCATGGCATCGTAGAGCTGCACGCAGTGCTGATGCAGCGAGCCGAGCTTCTCGGCCGAGGGATCCTGGCGGAACTCCGCACGCGCCCGCTCGAAGGAGCCACGCACGCGCGCCGGATCGACCTTCTGACCTTCCTGCCCGAGCTGCGACGACTCCGCCGCCGTAATGCGCTGCTCGGCGGTCACCGCCTCGCCCTTGAGCTTCGCCAGTTCGCCATCGACACCGGCCAGCTCCCGCTCGATCTGCGTAATGCGCGTGTCGACCGTATCGAGGCGCTTCTGCGCGTCCTTCACACGCTCTTCCCCGATCTTGTAGTAGTCGCGAAGCCGACCGAGCTCTGACATGCGCTCGCGATAGATCGGTCCCTTGCCCACCTTGAGCGAACCTTCGACGCCTTTGTCCTCCGCCATCGCCTCGACGCGCTTAGCATCGACCTCGCGCGCGCGGCCGTCGAGCTCGGACTTCTTGGTCGCAAGGTCCGCCGCGAGCCCCGGTCGCTCCGCCTTGAGGCGCGACAGCTCATCGGTGAGCGTCACCTTCTTGCCGGCGAGCCCGGCCTGTCCGCTGGTCGCGGTCGCAATGCGCTCCTGCTGCTCAGCGATCGAAGCGCGATGCGCCTCCATCTGGCGCGTGAAGTGTGCCTCGATCTCGGCCTCGGCCCCTTCCGACGCTTTCGATAGCGCGCCGAGCTGTTGCTCGTAGGCATGCCAGCCCTCGCTATGAAACAGCCGTTCGGCCTCGGTTATCCGGCGGCTGGAAATCGTCTCGCCGACGTCAGCAACAACGCCGGCGACCTGATTCTTGGCCCGTATCTCGGCGGCGCGCGCGCGCTGGTCCTGGGGGAAGACGACGTTGAACCGACTGTCGAACGAGAAAAAGACGCTGGTCGACATACAGACCAGGAACATCACCCACAGCATGGCATTCTTGGCGATGATCCTGACACCCTGAGTATAGGGCCGCACCACGTCGCTCTTTGAAAAGATCATGATGCCGGCGACGGCAAGCAGAACGAGCCCGGCCGCGGCAAGACCAAAGAACAACTGGTCGTTCGAGATGCCGAACTGAACGATACCCGCCACGACGGCCGTCAGCACGAACGCAAGCCCAAGCAGCGAAAGCGCAATCATCGGCGGGCTCACGGAACGCTGGGAGCGGCCGCGCATCTGGTTCATTCCGGTGGCAAAACTCTCGCCGATGAGCCACGCGGTGATCAGCATGACCGCTTGGATACCGAAGGTGAACATGGCCGAGAGCACGGACTCTCCAGTGAAGTTCCGCATTCCGTCCCACGTGACCCAACCGCTGGCCATCGACATGACAAGCGCCGCGCTGCCAATCAGCGCCAATCGCCAGTTCGTGAAGAAGACCTTCTCGGCTGCGGCCCATACGCGTGGCAAAACCCGCACCAGCGCCGCGGCGATCGCGAACACCATGAGCGCCATGATGATCCAGTTCGCCGCCTGAGACGCCGAAATGTCCTGCGTGATGTTTGGCAGTGTTGGAAGTGACTGAACGACCCCGTCAGCAGTGGCCTTGACGTCCCAACCCATTTCTCAGGTTCCCTGTAACGCTCCTGACCGCACGAAGCGCGGGCGCACGCCGCCCGTATGGATACTTCCTTAGTGCCATTCCCAGCCTTTATCGCGGCGGGATTGCGGCGCGCCAATCACATGACGGCAAATTAATGTCGTCTGATAAAACGCTGCAACGCGGGGCGATCCGTCGCGACGTGCCTTATGTAGGACGCAGCGATGGCTATCGCGCCGCCTCGAACAACGCGGCAAGCCCAAGCCCGCCGATGGCACCGAGCGTCGCAACGCCGTAGCGCCCCGCGTCCGGTTGCGGTGCGCGAACGAGACGCGAGAAGAGCCGCACGGCCAGAACCGCGCCCGCCGCGCCGAGCGGATGCCCGCGCGCAATCGCTCCCCCATCCGGATTGATGAGATCAGGATTGATCTCCAAGAGATCCGCCATCGCAATCTCTTGCGCCGCCGAGCTCTCACTCAGCTCGAAGACGGAGACCTCATCGCGCCGAAAACCGTTCAGCCGGTCGTAGAGCTTGCGGAGGGCTGCAACCGGCGCCTCACCATCGCAGCCCGGCGCGACGCCGAGCGCGGCCGCCGACCGGAGCACCAGCGCGCCGGGCTTGCCGCGTGCTCGCCAGACGCGGGAGCTGACCACCACGACGAACGCAGCACCGTCGTGCAGGCTACTGGTATTGCCGGGGGTCAGCGTGCCGTCAGGCGGTGTGAACGGCGTCATCTCGGCAAGGTCCTCCAGCGCCGGCTCGACCACGCTCTGGTCGCGCGCCTCCTCGGCGTTACCCCGGAGCGGCACGATCTCACCGACGAAGCGGCGCGCCTCACGGGCTGCCTCGGCCTTAAGGAAGGAGCGCAGCGCTACCGCGTCCTGCCGCGCCCTGGAGATGCCGAGCCGCCGTGGCAGATGCTCCGACGCCTCGAACGGCACCGGTGCGTCGGCGGTGTCGGCCCCTGCGGGGTCGACCCGCAGGAACTGCGGAAGCTGGTAGAGGCTGCGCGGCTTGGCAACGCGCCAGGGCGCCGTGGAGAGCGATTCGGCTCCGCCGGCCACCACCACATCCGCATCTCCCGCCTGCACGAGACGAACCGCGGCCAGGATAGCGTCGAGCCCCGAAGCGCATTGACGATCGATGGAATGGGCGGCGACCGTCTCCGGCAGACCGGCCGCAAGAGAGATCAGCCGCGCCGGATTACCGCCTTCCGACGCATTGCCGACGATCAGCTCGTCGACCTCGGAGGCGTCGATCTCCGCGTCCGCCAGCGCCGCCCGCACCACGGGCGCGGCAAGGTCGGCGATGCGGCGCGACCGGTGCAATCCTCCGATACGGCCGAGCGCCGTGCGCCGGGCGGCAACAATGTAGGAGGGGACAAATGCCATAGACAAAATACGCAGCGAGCATCAAAGCGCGCGCATATCCCCAAAATCCCCTGAGGCGCGCTACGGAGCCAGTAACGACTTAAACATGGCAAAAAGCAGGTGCTTTCAATACTTCCGCTTTACACTTCCGACGCCCCGCCACCATGCCGCTTTACACATTAGATCACGATCAATTCATCGGGCGAAAATCCTCCCGGGAGGATTTCTCTAGGCAGTGCCGCGTCCCATGATATTGTGTAACGAAACAACAGGATCCGGCAGGCAGCAGGACATGTCCGACACGACAGCCCCCACCATCTTTCCGACGGTTGAAAAGCCCAGCGGCCGCCGCTTGGCCAAGGCTGTGGAGCGGGCCAGCGAAGAGTTCGCGGCCAAGAACCTGCGCTTCACCAAGCTGCGCCAAATGGTCTACGAGGAGATCGCTTCGACATACTCGTCGATCGGCGCCTACGAGATCCTGGCCCGCCTCGCCGACAAGGGCACGCGCGTCGCCCCGATCTCGATCTACCGCGCCATCGACGCCCTGCTCGAGGCCGGCGTTATCCACCGCCTCGAGAGCAAGAACGCGTTCTTTGCCTGCCGCCGCCTCGACCATCGCACCGGGCGCCGTCCGCTGTTCCTGTCTTGCGAAAAGTGCGGCGCCGTCGGCGAGGTCGATGGCCAGCACATCTTCGACCTGATCAGCGAGGCGGCCATTGGCGCCAACTTCACGCCTCGTGTTAAGTTCGTCGAGGTTCAGGGCCTTTGTCCGCGCTGCAAGGCGGAAGGCAAGGGGTAAGGCTCATCGCGCATGAGCGATCGTCAGGCAGAGACCGAGGGGTCTGAGACCACCTCCGCGGCGTCGGCGCGTGAGCACGCGGCCACGCATGCACACACCCATGACCATTCCGGAACGTGCTGCGGGCATCAGCACCACCCGCCGCCGTTCGATCCCAAAGCTCTGATCGGCGCCCGCGGCCTCAAGGTCGTACGCTCCGGCCGCACCATCCTCTCCGACATCGACATCGACATTCACGCCGGCGAGATCGTGACCCTGATCGGCCCCAACGGCGCCGGCAAGACCACGCTCGTGCGCACGCTGCTCGGCCTCGAGCGCCCGGACGGAGGATCGGTCCGCCGCCGCCCCGGCCTCAAGATCGGCTACGTGCCCCAGAAGTTCGACATCGACCGCACGCTGCCGATGACAGTCGCGCGCTTCCTCGCCCTCGGCGACGGCGCACGCAAGGACCGCATCGCTGACGTTCTGAAGGAGGTCGGCGCCGGTCACGTGGCCAGCCAGCAGCTCGGCGATCTGTCGGGCGGCGAGCTGCAGCGTGTCGTGCTCGCCCGCGCGCTGCTGAACGATCCCGACCTTCTCGTTCTCGACGAGCCGGTGCGGGGCGTCGACTATGTGGGCGAAGCGGAGTTGTATGGTCTGATCGGCCGCCTACGCGACAGCCGTGGCCTCGGCGTGCTCCTGATCTCGCACGACCTGCATGTCGTCATGGCCCAGAGCGACCGCGTGATCTGCCTCAACCGTCACGTTTGCTGCTCGGGCGTGCCGGAGACCGTCTCCCAGCACCCCGAATACGTGCGGCTCTTCGGCGCCGAGCAAGCGCGCAACTTCGCCGTCTACCAGCACCATCACGATCACCGCCACGATCTGGCGGGCGACACCGCCACGCCCTCCGATAGCTCCGCCACGGGGGGACAGAAGTGATCGACCTGGAGCCGTTCGTTTTGCGCGCGTTCGCGGCTGCGCTGGCGCTCGCTGTCGTCGCAGCCCCGCTCGGCTCGCTCGTCATCTGGAACCGGATGGCCTACTTCGGCGAGACCGTCTCGCAAGCGAGCCTCATCGGCATCGCGCTCGGCCTCTTCCTCGGCATCGACATCACGGCCCCGGTGATCTTCGTGACGCTCCTCGTCGCGGGCATCCTGATCCTGCTCTCGCGCCAGAAGATCGTGCCGCTCGACGCCATCCTTGGCCTCATGCACCACGGCGCCTTGGCGCTCGGCGTCATTCTCACGCTTGGCCTCAGCGGCCCCGCCGTCGACCTGATGAGCTACCTGTTCGGCGACCTCTTCGCCGTGACGACGAGCGACCTCTACTGGGTCTACGGCGGCGGCGCGCTGGTGCTGGCGGTGCTCGCCTGGCTCTGGCAGCCGATGTTGCGCCTCGCCGTGCACGAGGAGCTGGCCTCGGCCGAGGGCGTCGACCGCGACGTCGTCAAAGCGATCTTCATCGTGCTCCTTTCGCTGACCATCGCCATTGCCATCAAGATCGTAGGTGCCCTGCTCGTCATCGCCTTCCTGATCGTGCCGGCCGTCGCCGCCCGGCCGCTCTCCGCGACGCCCGAGCGCATGGCCGTCCTTGCCGCCGCTATCGCGGCGCTGAGCGTCTTGCTCGGCATTTCGCTGTCACTGAATTTCGACGTACCCGGCGGCCCCTCGATCGTGCTCTTCATGGCCGTGATTGCGGGCCTTTCGGTGGGCTCGGCCGCATTAGGCCGCCGTAATTAAGGGCTGCGGCGGCGCGCCCTAGCCCGCCCCCGCTGGCAGATGTCACGAACCTCGGCTACATGAGAAGCATGGCTCTGAATGATCCAATGACCGACGCCCCGGATTCGCCCATTGCTTCCCGCCGCTGGTCCGTACCTGTGGACGTAGCCGGCGTCGTCGTCGGCGGCGCAGCGCCCGTCGTCGTGCAGTCGATGACCAACACCGACACAGCCGATGTGACCTCCACCGTCACCCAGGTGGCCGCACTGGCGCGCGCCGGCAGCGAGCTCGTGCGCCTCACCGTCGACCGAGACGAGGCGGCCAAAGCCGTGCCCCACATCAAGGAGCAGCTCCTGAAGCGCGGCGTGCGCGTGCCCCTCGTCGGCGACTTCCACTACATCGGCCACAAGCTTCTTGCCGAGAACCCGGCCTGCGCCGAAGCGCTCGACAAATACCGCATCAATCCCGGCAACGTCGGCTTCAAGGACAAGAAGGACCGCCAGTTCGCCGACATCATCGAGATCGCTCTGAAGCATGGCAAGCCCGTGCGCATCGGCGTCAACTGGGGCTCGCTCGACCAGGAGCTGCTGACGCGGCTGATGGACGAGAACGCGGCTGAGCCCAATCCGAAAGACGCGCGCGAAGTCATGCACGAGGCCATCGTGCAGTCGGCGCTGCTTTCCGCTGAGCAGGCCGAAAAGCTCGGCATGGGTTCGGAGAAGATCATTCTCTCGGCCAAGGTCTCGGCGGTGCAGGATCTGATCGCCGTCTACCGCATGCTCGCCGAACGCTGCCGCTACGCGCTCCACCTCGGTCTCACCGAAGCCGGCATGGGCTCGAAAGGCATCGTCGCCTCCACCGCCGCCCTCGGCGTTCTGCTGCAGGAGGGTATCGGCGACACCATCCGCATCTCGCTGACGCCCGAGCCCGGCGGAGATCGCACGCTGGAGGTCAAGGTCGGCCAGGAGATCCTGCAGACCATGGGCTTCCGCTCGTTCGTTCCGGTGGTGGCCGCCTGCCCCGGCTGCGGACGCACCACGTCGACCGTGTTCCAGGAGCTGGCGCGCGACGTCGAAACCATGATCCGCGACCGCATGCCGGATTGGAAGACGCGCTATCCTGGCGTCGAAACGCTGACCTTCGCGGTCATGGGCTGCATCGTGAACGGCCCCGGTGAGAGCAAGCACGCCGACATCGGCATCTCGCTGCCGGGCACGGGCGAGAGCCCAGCCGCTCCCGTCTTCATCGACGGCAAGAAAGCGATGACGCTGCGCGGCCCCAACATCGCGTCGGATTTCAAGACCCTCGTCGAGGACTACATCGAGCGCCGCTTCGGCGTCGGCGCAAAGCGCGAGGCCGCCAGCGGTTAGCGGAAGGCGGATGTCCGAAGAGTTACTGGAAGCGCGACCTGTTTCCGCGAAACCGGCCTCAGCCAATCGACAGCGACACGCTCGACGAGATGATCATGGGGCTCGGGCCCGATGCCCCGTGTGCGTTCAAAAGCGCCAGATCGGGCGTATCCATTTCGCGCACACCGACCGTGCACCTCCACAGATCGCCTGTCTCGGCCATCCCCAGAGGCTTCGCCACCAGAGGCGTCAGCTGCGCATTCCGCACGGAAAGCTGGGCCAATCCGCACACATAGGCTTGTGCCATTGAGGTGGAAGGGTAGAGTGCTGCGCTCAAGAAAGGCCGCACCTCACCTCATGCCAAACATCGCACAGTATGTTCTCGATCAGCTCTTTCTCCGCTGGCGTTCGCCGGATGCGACAAGGCAAGTCGGTGCGCTGCCCTACGCCGTCATCGAAGGCCGTATCGTATTTCTGCTCGTCACGTCGCGCCGCACCGGCCGTTGGATCGTGCCGAAGGGCTCCGTGGTCGAAGGAGAAACGCCGTGGCGCTCGGCCGAGATCGAGGCTCTCGAAGAGGCCGGCGTCGAAGGCATCGTCGAACACGAGCCTATCGGCACCTACCGCACCATCAAGAAGGGCATGCGGCGCCGCGTCATCGAGGTCGATCTCTATCCCCTCCGCGTCACTCGGCAGCATGACACTTGGCCCGAGCAGGGCAGTCGCCAGCGGCATTGGGTTTTGCTCCGCGAGGCCAAGCACCTGCTTGCCGATCCTGCCCTCACCGACCTCGCGACCATGTTCAGCCGCCGCGTGGTGTCCCAAACTCAGCCCGTAACCCACCGCATCGACGCATAGAGCGCCGCCGCCAGCAGCGCCGCCGCCGGCACCGTCACGACCCAGGCCGCCGCGATTCCGAACACGTACTGCCGTCGCACCAGCCGCCTCTTCTCCCGCTTTGCGTAATTGAGGATCGCCTCCTCCGGCGTGCCGTTCAGATGCGACGGCTTGAGAAACACCGACCGCGGCTTTACCGCCAGATTCGGCACGCCTTTGTTGGTCAGGATCTCGCGCAGGTATCCCACCCCGAATACCGCCCCGATTGCGACGTGCGTCGACGACACCGGCAGCCCCATGGCCGAGGCCACCAGCACCGTGATTGCCGCCGATAGCGCCACGCAATAGGCCCGGATGGGATCCATCTTGGTGATCTTCTCACCCACCGTCCTAATCAGTCGCGGTCCGAATAGCGTCAACCCCAGCGAAATCCCGAGCGCACCGATCGCCAGCACCCACATGGGCAACGCCACCTGAGCTTCAACGCCGGCCTCCGTCTGCGCCACCGACACGATCGCCGCCAGTGGTCCCACCGCGTTTGCCACATCGTTTGCCCCATGCGCGAACGACAACAGCCCCACCGCGAAAATCAACGGCACGTTGAAACACCCGGCCACGTCCTTGCGCGTGTTCGCGATCACAGTAGCCCGCCGCACCACCAGCGGCCGCGACACCGCATAGCCCAGCACGAAAAACGCCACGCCGAACGCCAACACCGTAATGGCATCTGGTTTCCAGATCCGGCTTAGCCCCTTGCTCGCCATGTACATGGAGAACACACCAGCCATCAGCGCGACCAGGATCGGCACCCACCGCTTCGCCGCCATGATCCGGTCGTCGCGGAAGATGACGAGCCACTTCACCGATCCCAACAGAAACGCCGCGATCAGCCCGCCGCACACCGGCGAGATCACCCAGCTCACCGCGATCTTGCCAATCACTGCCCAGTTCACCGCCTCGACGCCGGCCGCCATCGCCCCGCTGCCCAGCACCGCGCCGACAATGGAATGCGTCGTCGAAACCGGCGCGCCGAGAAAGGTCGCCAGATGCAACCACATTCCCGCCGCCAGGAGCGCCGCCATCATCACCATGATGAACGAGTCCGTTGCGAGCCCGTGGTCTTTGACGATCAGATCCTTCGCCACGGTATTGACCACGTCCCCGCCGGCCAAGATCGCCCCAGCCGTCTCCGCAATCGCAGCAATGGCGATTGCACCCGCCATGCTCAGCACCCGGCTGCCGACCGCAGGCCCCATGTTATTGGCGACATCGTTGGCGCCGACGTTCAGCGCCATGTACGCGGCAACCACCGCAGCGAAGACGACAAGTAGCGTGTGCGAACTGTCTCCGAGCGCGAGACTGGCGGTGACAATCGAGCCGGCCATGAAGACGGCGAGCAGGCCGGGCGCGGCCAGCGACTGGGCGAGACTCCCCGTCGCCTTTTCCAGATGTCCGACTTTTTTCAGATCTTTATCGAGTGACGGCTTACCCATGTCGTGCCCGGTCCTCCCTCAGCGCCGGGAGCGAGCTAGCATCTAAACGCCGTCTTGTCACAAAACTGTCACTCAGCGCGCTCGCACCTTCCGTTCTGCGAGGCAGGATGATCGCTTACGGTCAAACTCCGACGTGACCTCACCGAAATTCGGACACCGGCTGGCCCTCACGGGCGAGGCGTCATGGTCACGGCCTAGCCCCGCCCCACCCTCACCCCTCGATCCAGGCGAGAGCTCCCGCGCCGCATGTCGAGGCCATCGCCCGATAGGCCGCCTCGAACCCAGCGGTCGGAAATGACAGCGTGAGCGGGCCACCCAGAGCCGAGGCACCGCTCATCTGCACCTCTCCCTCGTGAGCGCTGAGTGCACGCACGATCTCTCGCAGCCACGCAGAACGCGGCTCCAGAGCCATCGCGATCTTGCCTCCGCCGGCCCGCAGCGGCAGGCGCTTGTCACCGGCCGAAACCACGACCGGCGTGGCGGCTTCGAACTGTCCCTTTGTCCCGAGATCGATGTCGATCTCGTCATCACGCATCACTTGCCGCTCGCGGCCGAACCTCAGCACGGGACGTTCCGTCACCAGAACCCGACCGTCGATACGGCTCGCGCCGGCAGAGATCTCGCAGCGCTCCGGTCCCATCACGAGGAACCAGCGGCCGTGCACCGCCGCGCCGCGCACAATGTACGGATCGAGATCAATAGGCTCGTCGAAAAGGCGGTTCAGGAGCTCCTGGTCGAGCGTGCCGGTCTCGCGCACCCCGACCGTGTGCTGGTAACGCTTAAGCGCCGTGCGAATATGGGGAAGCGCCGACGTGTCGCTGCCGTCGAGATGACCGAGCCTGCCCAGCACGAGC from Hyphomicrobium sp. CS1GBMeth3 includes:
- a CDS encoding thiolase family protein, whose translation is MAFVPSYIVAARRTALGRIGGLHRSRRIADLAAPVVRAALADAEIDASEVDELIVGNASEGGNPARLISLAAGLPETVAAHSIDRQCASGLDAILAAVRLVQAGDADVVVAGGAESLSTAPWRVAKPRSLYQLPQFLRVDPAGADTADAPVPFEASEHLPRRLGISRARQDAVALRSFLKAEAAREARRFVGEIVPLRGNAEEARDQSVVEPALEDLAEMTPFTPPDGTLTPGNTSSLHDGAAFVVVVSSRVWRARGKPGALVLRSAAALGVAPGCDGEAPVAALRKLYDRLNGFRRDEVSVFELSESSAAQEIAMADLLEINPDLINPDGGAIARGHPLGAAGAVLAVRLFSRLVRAPQPDAGRYGVATLGAIGGLGLAALFEAAR
- a CDS encoding transcriptional repressor, whose amino-acid sequence is MSDTTAPTIFPTVEKPSGRRLAKAVERASEEFAAKNLRFTKLRQMVYEEIASTYSSIGAYEILARLADKGTRVAPISIYRAIDALLEAGVIHRLESKNAFFACRRLDHRTGRRPLFLSCEKCGAVGEVDGQHIFDLISEAAIGANFTPRVKFVEVQGLCPRCKAEGKG
- the znuC gene encoding zinc ABC transporter ATP-binding protein ZnuC, giving the protein MSDRQAETEGSETTSAASAREHAATHAHTHDHSGTCCGHQHHPPPFDPKALIGARGLKVVRSGRTILSDIDIDIHAGEIVTLIGPNGAGKTTLVRTLLGLERPDGGSVRRRPGLKIGYVPQKFDIDRTLPMTVARFLALGDGARKDRIADVLKEVGAGHVASQQLGDLSGGELQRVVLARALLNDPDLLVLDEPVRGVDYVGEAELYGLIGRLRDSRGLGVLLISHDLHVVMAQSDRVICLNRHVCCSGVPETVSQHPEYVRLFGAEQARNFAVYQHHHDHRHDLAGDTATPSDSSATGGQK
- a CDS encoding metal ABC transporter permease, which gives rise to MIDLEPFVLRAFAAALALAVVAAPLGSLVIWNRMAYFGETVSQASLIGIALGLFLGIDITAPVIFVTLLVAGILILLSRQKIVPLDAILGLMHHGALALGVILTLGLSGPAVDLMSYLFGDLFAVTTSDLYWVYGGGALVLAVLAWLWQPMLRLAVHEELASAEGVDRDVVKAIFIVLLSLTIAIAIKIVGALLVIAFLIVPAVAARPLSATPERMAVLAAAIAALSVLLGISLSLNFDVPGGPSIVLFMAVIAGLSVGSAALGRRN
- the ispG gene encoding flavodoxin-dependent (E)-4-hydroxy-3-methylbut-2-enyl-diphosphate synthase; this translates as MTDAPDSPIASRRWSVPVDVAGVVVGGAAPVVVQSMTNTDTADVTSTVTQVAALARAGSELVRLTVDRDEAAKAVPHIKEQLLKRGVRVPLVGDFHYIGHKLLAENPACAEALDKYRINPGNVGFKDKKDRQFADIIEIALKHGKPVRIGVNWGSLDQELLTRLMDENAAEPNPKDAREVMHEAIVQSALLSAEQAEKLGMGSEKIILSAKVSAVQDLIAVYRMLAERCRYALHLGLTEAGMGSKGIVASTAALGVLLQEGIGDTIRISLTPEPGGDRTLEVKVGQEILQTMGFRSFVPVVAACPGCGRTTSTVFQELARDVETMIRDRMPDWKTRYPGVETLTFAVMGCIVNGPGESKHADIGISLPGTGESPAAPVFIDGKKAMTLRGPNIASDFKTLVEDYIERRFGVGAKREAASG
- a CDS encoding NUDIX hydrolase yields the protein MLRSRKAAPHLMPNIAQYVLDQLFLRWRSPDATRQVGALPYAVIEGRIVFLLVTSRRTGRWIVPKGSVVEGETPWRSAEIEALEEAGVEGIVEHEPIGTYRTIKKGMRRRVIEVDLYPLRVTRQHDTWPEQGSRQRHWVLLREAKHLLADPALTDLATMFSRRVVSQTQPVTHRIDA
- a CDS encoding inorganic phosphate transporter; translated protein: MGKPSLDKDLKKVGHLEKATGSLAQSLAAPGLLAVFMAGSIVTASLALGDSSHTLLVVFAAVVAAYMALNVGANDVANNMGPAVGSRVLSMAGAIAIAAIAETAGAILAGGDVVNTVAKDLIVKDHGLATDSFIMVMMAALLAAGMWLHLATFLGAPVSTTHSIVGAVLGSGAMAAGVEAVNWAVIGKIAVSWVISPVCGGLIAAFLLGSVKWLVIFRDDRIMAAKRWVPILVALMAGVFSMYMASKGLSRIWKPDAITVLAFGVAFFVLGYAVSRPLVVRRATVIANTRKDVAGCFNVPLIFAVGLLSFAHGANDVANAVGPLAAIVSVAQTEAGVEAQVALPMWVLAIGALGISLGLTLFGPRLIRTVGEKITKMDPIRAYCVALSAAITVLVASAMGLPVSSTHVAIGAVFGVGYLREILTNKGVPNLAVKPRSVFLKPSHLNGTPEEAILNYAKREKRRLVRRQYVFGIAAAWVVTVPAAALLAAALYASMRWVTG